One Methylophaga marina DNA window includes the following coding sequences:
- a CDS encoding DUF2817 domain-containing protein: MYADAVLSVFSQRYSSARDKFINNVETSSIIERLTHHSHPLKGPKNEKLFCDIAWAGNPKAENIIVLVSGLHGVEGGAGSAIQADFVTRYRRLPQDVCVVLVHAINPWGFAWASRGDDQGVDVNRNFVDFNSELPASKAAKIWQELEQGKTDIATVAQDREKFDLLSEGQYEQASAPYYGGSEPTWSRQLIEQLAAQIKPAKRKQVIVIDIHSGLGPYGFGELICDHPVNSQGHQYAVELFGATVTEPSLGTSSSGTKLGLHDYFWHQQGDNVCFLTLEFGTFGTQQMLQVLSDDQKLQQKGKMDWSDDATMDVKHAMQDFFCPDQKQWQELVLFRGRQVIEMALDGLTEHANHNAR; the protein is encoded by the coding sequence ATGTATGCAGATGCCGTTTTAAGCGTATTTTCGCAGCGCTATTCCAGCGCAAGAGATAAATTTATCAATAATGTCGAAACCAGCTCGATTATTGAAAGATTAACGCATCATTCACACCCACTTAAAGGCCCGAAAAACGAAAAGTTATTTTGTGATATCGCCTGGGCGGGCAATCCAAAAGCAGAAAATATTATTGTATTAGTGTCCGGACTACACGGTGTGGAAGGTGGCGCTGGCTCAGCAATTCAAGCAGATTTTGTGACACGTTATCGTCGTCTGCCTCAGGATGTCTGTGTTGTCCTGGTTCATGCGATCAACCCATGGGGATTTGCCTGGGCCAGTCGTGGTGATGATCAAGGTGTGGATGTGAACCGTAACTTTGTTGATTTCAACAGTGAGTTACCGGCCTCAAAAGCAGCAAAAATCTGGCAAGAGCTGGAACAAGGTAAAACCGATATTGCCACCGTCGCTCAGGATAGAGAAAAGTTTGATTTATTATCAGAAGGTCAATATGAACAAGCCTCAGCTCCCTATTATGGTGGCAGCGAACCCACATGGTCACGCCAGCTTATTGAGCAGTTAGCCGCACAAATTAAACCAGCCAAACGTAAACAAGTGATCGTGATTGATATTCACAGTGGATTGGGCCCCTATGGTTTTGGTGAGCTTATCTGTGATCATCCTGTTAATAGTCAGGGTCACCAATATGCGGTTGAATTATTTGGCGCAACAGTCACTGAACCTTCACTGGGGACATCCAGCTCCGGAACAAAACTCGGTTTGCATGATTATTTCTGGCATCAGCAAGGCGATAATGTGTGCTTTTTAACTTTAGAGTTTGGTACGTTTGGTACTCAGCAGATGCTGCAAGTGTTATCGGATGATCAAAAACTACAACAGAAAGGCAAAATGGACTGGTCTGATGATGCCACGATGGATGTAAAACATGCTATGCAAGATTTCTTCTGCCCTGATCAAAAACAGTGGCAGGAATTAGTATTGTTCCGTGGCCGTCAGGTTATTGAAATGGCGTTAGATGGATTAACTGAACATGCCAATCATAACGCCCGCTGA
- a CDS encoding GNAT family N-acetyltransferase/peptidase C39 family protein, with the protein MPIITPAEFVLREATLDDVNALSELEEACFETDRISRRSFKWMIKKGHSLLLVATTNDTLVAYVLLLYSQGTSLGRVYSLAVDANYRKAGIAAKLMQEAETLALEDGRSFLRLEVRPDNLGAIKLYEKLGYQPFDIVTDFYEDHADAIRMMKVLHHVPEVTHPEVAHYSQSTDFTCGPACLMMAMKSMDGELALTRQLELQLWREATTIFMTSGHGGCSPQGLALAANQRGLKTTLVCNSDDIPFINGVRSEEKKSVIECVHQDFIEKIAESDIQQIKAPVDAALLSEYLSKGALALVLISSYRLNQSKSPHWILVVSVSDTFVYFHDPDVDWDDNKSVTDSGYIPVTHKEFNRMIGYGKPRYQAAVIVSPSNKK; encoded by the coding sequence ATGCCAATCATAACGCCCGCTGAGTTTGTGCTGCGTGAAGCAACACTTGATGACGTTAACGCGCTCAGTGAGTTAGAAGAGGCGTGCTTTGAAACGGATCGCATTTCAAGACGTAGCTTTAAATGGATGATCAAAAAAGGTCACAGCTTGTTGTTGGTGGCGACCACCAATGACACTCTGGTGGCTTATGTGTTGTTACTTTACTCACAAGGTACGTCACTTGGCCGGGTATATTCATTAGCGGTTGATGCCAATTATCGAAAAGCCGGTATCGCCGCTAAATTAATGCAGGAAGCCGAAACGCTGGCGCTGGAAGATGGGCGAAGTTTTCTGCGTCTGGAAGTGCGGCCTGATAACCTCGGCGCCATTAAGTTATACGAAAAACTCGGCTATCAACCGTTTGATATTGTCACTGACTTTTATGAAGATCATGCTGACGCTATTCGCATGATGAAAGTGCTGCATCATGTGCCTGAAGTCACACACCCAGAGGTTGCTCACTACTCTCAGTCAACCGACTTTACCTGTGGGCCTGCTTGCCTAATGATGGCAATGAAAAGCATGGATGGTGAGTTAGCACTCACTCGTCAACTTGAATTGCAGTTATGGCGCGAAGCCACAACAATTTTTATGACCTCCGGTCATGGTGGCTGCAGTCCACAAGGCTTGGCTTTAGCAGCCAATCAGCGAGGTTTGAAAACAACCCTTGTCTGTAACTCAGATGACATTCCCTTTATTAATGGTGTACGCAGTGAAGAAAAGAAGTCGGTTATTGAATGTGTGCACCAAGATTTTATCGAAAAAATAGCTGAATCTGATATTCAACAAATCAAAGCACCGGTTGATGCGGCGTTATTAAGCGAGTATCTATCTAAAGGGGCACTGGCGCTTGTCTTGATAAGCTCATATCGTCTGAACCAAAGTAAATCCCCCCACTGGATTTTAGTCGTGTCTGTCTCTGATACCTTTGTGTATTTTCATGATCCGGATGTGGACTGGGATGATAATAAAAGCGTGACAGATAGTGGTTATATTCCCGTTACACACAAAGAATTTAACCGTATGATTGGCTACGGCAAACCCCGTTATCAAGCTGCTGTCATTGTCAGCCCATCCAATAAGAAATGA
- a CDS encoding TerB family tellurite resistance protein: MIEKLKQMFSSTLGDNTDVYLANQQQSKVLAAVALMIEIIAVDDEEHETEKAMLRQILASQFDVEDSDAEKLIAEAERAHDEATDFYRFTADINQQYNEQEKIELIEMLWLIAWADHELQDIEEHVIRKLASLLYVSHKDFIATKLKVVGEAS; the protein is encoded by the coding sequence ATGATCGAAAAACTAAAACAAATGTTTTCATCCACCTTGGGTGATAACACCGATGTCTATTTAGCGAATCAACAGCAGTCTAAAGTGCTGGCGGCGGTAGCATTAATGATTGAAATTATTGCGGTCGATGATGAAGAGCATGAGACAGAAAAGGCCATGCTTCGGCAGATCCTGGCAAGTCAATTTGATGTCGAAGATAGCGACGCTGAGAAATTGATTGCCGAAGCTGAAAGAGCACATGATGAAGCCACTGACTTTTACCGCTTTACTGCCGACATAAATCAGCAATATAACGAACAAGAGAAAATCGAACTCATCGAAATGCTTTGGCTAATAGCCTGGGCTGATCACGAGCTACAAGATATTGAAGAACACGTGATTCGTAAGCTCGCCAGTTTGTTATACGTTTCCCACAAAGACTTTATTGCTACTAAGCTCAAAGTTGTTGGCGAAGCCAGTTAA
- a CDS encoding sigma factor, giving the protein MAVQSLESLYTEHQDWLQGWIRSRLNHVEHAQDLTQETFIKILMKGREHELSSPRAYLSSIARGLLVDFFVVAQ; this is encoded by the coding sequence ATGGCTGTGCAATCGCTGGAATCGCTTTATACAGAACATCAAGACTGGCTTCAGGGCTGGATCCGTTCTCGTTTAAATCATGTTGAGCACGCGCAAGATTTAACGCAGGAAACCTTTATCAAGATATTGATGAAGGGGCGTGAGCATGAGTTGAGCTCACCTAGAGCATACTTAAGCAGTATTGCGCGTGGTTTGCTGGTGGATTTTTTCGTCGTCGCACAGTAG
- a CDS encoding sigma factor-like helix-turn-helix DNA-binding protein, whose amino-acid sequence MSAEQHHLIIDTLLQIEQMLDEMSERGRHIFLLAQLDGLSFAEISRRLNVSVPTVRKHFIRAMTQCLLLLEDSP is encoded by the coding sequence ATGTCTGCAGAACAACACCATCTCATTATCGATACCTTGTTACAGATTGAACAAATGCTGGATGAGATGAGTGAGCGCGGACGACACATTTTTCTACTCGCTCAGCTTGATGGGCTGTCATTTGCTGAAATCAGTCGGCGCTTAAATGTTTCCGTGCCGACTGTTCGCAAGCATTTTATTCGAGCGATGACACAGTGTTTGTTATTGCTTGAGGACTCACCATGA
- a CDS encoding FecR domain-containing protein, producing the protein MKLTEDILTQAASWFVDLRSAQPGDAIYEAHQAWLAADSRHYDAWKRVERLQKQLKIVPNEVRQSTLEKARQSRRQLIKTLVVVLSVGGASGVAYKQRTFSTWMAQYRTGTGERKTIQLADGSQVSLNTDTALDVNISEHARELILYRGEILVETGKQMPEQDFIVKTAQGTVKALGTRFQVRCHDDVTWVGVSQHAVEVMPEKASKAVKVQAGHCMRFNTLKHGSLSLMPVNMDAWTQGMLIVSNWRLDQFLNELGRYHKGTLHCDAGVASLRISGAFNINDTRSVLENLSSTLPVKVRYFTRFWAQVEPV; encoded by the coding sequence ATGAAACTCACCGAAGATATCTTAACGCAGGCCGCCAGTTGGTTTGTGGATCTTCGAAGTGCACAACCTGGTGATGCCATTTATGAAGCACATCAGGCCTGGCTTGCGGCTGATAGTCGACATTATGATGCCTGGAAACGGGTGGAACGTTTACAAAAACAATTGAAAATTGTCCCCAATGAAGTCAGGCAGAGCACGCTGGAAAAGGCACGTCAGTCTCGTCGTCAATTAATCAAAACATTGGTTGTCGTTTTAAGCGTGGGTGGTGCTAGTGGCGTGGCCTATAAACAACGAACTTTTTCTACTTGGATGGCACAATATCGTACGGGGACGGGTGAACGTAAAACAATACAGCTGGCAGATGGTAGCCAAGTATCACTTAATACCGATACGGCTCTGGATGTGAATATCAGTGAGCATGCCAGAGAGTTAATACTCTATCGTGGTGAGATTCTTGTTGAAACAGGCAAACAGATGCCTGAGCAAGACTTTATTGTAAAAACGGCACAAGGAACAGTCAAAGCGCTCGGCACCCGCTTTCAGGTTCGATGTCATGATGATGTAACCTGGGTCGGCGTTAGCCAACATGCGGTGGAAGTTATGCCGGAAAAAGCCAGTAAAGCCGTCAAAGTTCAAGCCGGCCACTGCATGCGTTTTAACACATTGAAACACGGTTCGTTGAGTTTGATGCCCGTCAATATGGATGCCTGGACACAGGGGATGTTGATTGTCAGCAACTGGCGACTGGATCAATTTTTAAACGAACTCGGCCGTTATCACAAAGGAACATTACATTGTGATGCTGGCGTTGCATCACTTCGTATCTCTGGGGCGTTTAATATCAATGACACCCGTTCTGTATTAGAAAATCTCAGTAGCACTTTGCCAGTCAAAGTCCGCTATTTCACGCGTTTCTGGGCACAAGTTGAACCTGTCTGA
- a CDS encoding TonB-dependent receptor plug domain-containing protein produces the protein MKHTTFLPLTLSPLSRQLIMAGMLTTAMVSTDLTTNLSYADSMTQQQSFHIQAGSLESALNQFSVQSGITVSFSPDVVAGIQTSAYQGTKAPSSLLSVLLANTGLEATLLSNGSYSIVRKSVPVAVTPKQKQSVELDDMLITSTRSDTQLKDSPQVVTVINRAQIEQQMEMSSDSSQILSNLLPSFSPSRQKLTSGGETFRGRSPLFLIDGVPQSNPLRDGQRDGHTIDMSMVERVEVIHGASAIHGLGATGGIINFITRRPSQDSLKQSLNVQMTTPTGEFGDETSGYRTDYNLSGSKNDFEYTLGLSYERQGVFLDADGTEIGVDNVQGDIMNSKSYDLFTKLGYWINDDQHIEASLNRYQVKGGNDYISVDGDIEKGIPTTSVRGTPVGDAPYIRVLTTSLKYQNYDLAGMEFTAQAYRQEFEALYGALASSSFEDPVLAPDSIDQTQIESVKKGAKFTFVKDGLLEDRLKVTTGLDLIEDSSLQNLAMTNRNYVPEVVYKNYAPFLQLQLQPIDAVVLHAGVRYEHSELDVDDFTTVYGKGSVDVKGGILISVRPCLMVVSSLVLCPG, from the coding sequence ATGAAACACACCACTTTCTTACCTTTAACGTTGTCGCCATTAAGCCGACAACTCATCATGGCAGGGATGTTAACGACCGCCATGGTGAGCACTGATCTCACAACCAACCTCAGCTATGCAGACAGTATGACTCAGCAACAAAGCTTTCATATTCAAGCAGGCTCACTCGAGTCGGCACTCAATCAATTTTCTGTGCAGAGTGGGATTACCGTCTCGTTTAGCCCCGATGTAGTGGCAGGCATCCAGACCTCAGCTTACCAAGGGACTAAAGCGCCATCCTCGTTATTGAGTGTACTATTAGCTAATACAGGCTTAGAGGCGACCTTACTCTCCAATGGCAGTTACTCTATCGTCAGAAAATCAGTCCCCGTTGCTGTCACACCCAAGCAGAAACAGAGTGTCGAGCTGGATGATATGTTGATTACTTCGACACGCTCTGACACCCAGCTAAAAGATTCGCCACAAGTGGTGACGGTGATTAATCGTGCTCAGATTGAGCAGCAGATGGAAATGAGCAGTGATAGCTCTCAAATTTTGAGTAATTTGTTACCTTCATTTTCACCCAGCCGTCAGAAGCTCACCAGTGGTGGTGAAACCTTCCGTGGTCGTTCGCCGTTATTTTTGATTGATGGTGTGCCTCAGAGTAACCCACTACGTGATGGTCAGCGTGATGGTCACACCATTGATATGTCCATGGTGGAACGCGTTGAAGTGATTCACGGTGCCAGTGCTATTCATGGGCTTGGCGCAACGGGTGGTATTATCAACTTTATTACCCGCCGCCCAAGTCAGGATTCACTCAAACAAAGTCTGAATGTGCAAATGACCACACCAACCGGCGAGTTTGGTGATGAAACGTCGGGTTACCGTACAGATTACAATCTGAGTGGTAGCAAAAATGATTTCGAATATACGCTTGGCCTAAGTTACGAAAGACAAGGTGTGTTTCTGGATGCCGATGGTACCGAAATTGGTGTCGATAATGTGCAGGGCGATATCATGAACTCCAAGAGTTACGACCTGTTTACCAAGCTGGGTTACTGGATAAATGATGATCAGCATATAGAAGCTTCTCTAAATCGTTATCAAGTCAAAGGTGGCAATGATTACATTAGCGTCGACGGTGATATTGAGAAAGGTATACCCACCACCTCAGTCAGGGGAACCCCAGTCGGCGATGCGCCATATATCAGAGTCTTAACTACCAGCCTCAAATACCAGAATTATGATTTGGCGGGAATGGAGTTTACTGCCCAGGCCTATCGTCAGGAGTTTGAAGCTTTATATGGGGCACTAGCATCCAGTAGTTTCGAAGATCCTGTTTTGGCACCTGATAGCATTGATCAAACTCAGATTGAGTCAGTGAAGAAAGGGGCGAAATTCACCTTTGTTAAAGATGGTTTATTGGAAGACAGATTGAAAGTCACGACTGGTTTGGATTTGATTGAGGACAGCTCATTACAAAATCTGGCCATGACAAACCGTAATTATGTACCGGAAGTGGTCTATAAAAATTATGCACCTTTCTTGCAACTACAGTTGCAACCTATAGACGCCGTTGTATTACATGCTGGGGTTCGTTATGAGCACTCGGAGCTGGACGTCGATGACTTCACTACTGTTTATGGCAAGGGCAGTGTTGATGTCAAAGGGGGAATCCTGATTTCAGTGAGACCTTGTTTAATGGTGGTATCGTCGTTAGTCCTCTGTCCTGGATGA
- a CDS encoding TonB-dependent receptor domain-containing protein encodes MFANYSEGFGMPDVGRVLRGVSVAGLSVDSLLDLEPILTTNREIGLRFDWDTVDFEISYYESDSDLGSHLSANADKTEYFVNREKTEINGAEANLGWKMNDDHKLNLAYSYIRGRYDSNDDGKVDTDLNGQNIPPNRLIASWQAEWTPKLSSFVQASYNFDRNFDEEPGKDEEQFKSYGLIDATMAYKLSAGKLHAGVTNLLNKDYFSYSSQTSYGSDTRNFKGRGRTLTVGYSLDF; translated from the coding sequence GTGTTTGCGAATTACTCAGAAGGCTTTGGTATGCCTGATGTGGGGCGTGTCTTACGCGGTGTGAGTGTCGCTGGCCTGAGTGTGGATAGTTTGCTGGATCTAGAACCCATTCTGACGACTAATAGAGAAATTGGTTTACGGTTTGACTGGGACACTGTTGACTTTGAGATCAGCTACTACGAGTCAGACTCTGACTTGGGCTCGCATCTCTCTGCTAATGCCGATAAAACAGAATATTTTGTGAATCGTGAAAAAACAGAAATCAATGGTGCTGAGGCTAACTTAGGCTGGAAAATGAATGATGACCATAAACTCAACTTGGCTTATTCCTATATTCGTGGCCGTTACGACAGCAATGATGATGGCAAAGTCGATACTGATCTCAATGGTCAAAATATTCCACCGAACCGTTTAATTGCTAGCTGGCAGGCAGAATGGACACCAAAGCTGTCGTCATTTGTACAAGCCAGTTACAACTTCGATCGTAACTTTGATGAAGAGCCGGGGAAGGATGAAGAGCAGTTCAAATCCTATGGGCTAATTGATGCCACCATGGCCTATAAACTCTCTGCTGGTAAGCTTCATGCTGGTGTCACCAACCTACTGAATAAGGATTATTTCAGCTACTCATCACAAACCAGTTATGGCTCAGATACTCGTAACTTCAAAGGTCGAGGTAGAACCTTAACAGTAGGGTATTCATTAGACTTTTAA
- a CDS encoding Fis family transcriptional regulator encodes MRKTDKKLDNALRLLLTEVCEQALKDIHGFEWLTHLVNYDNYPNSLKIICVFDDNESLDNYLQSDKHDRLLLLIESELKKRNIKLKRLADHVSYDTEENCTLQHNGHWASRLNEPSRFTSH; translated from the coding sequence ATGCGTAAAACAGATAAAAAATTAGACAATGCCTTACGACTACTCCTCACCGAAGTATGTGAGCAAGCATTAAAAGATATCCATGGCTTTGAGTGGTTAACCCACTTAGTGAACTATGACAACTATCCCAACAGCCTAAAGATCATCTGTGTGTTTGATGACAATGAGAGTTTGGACAACTACCTTCAATCAGATAAGCACGACCGTTTGCTATTACTCATTGAATCGGAGCTTAAGAAACGTAATATCAAGTTAAAACGCCTAGCCGATCATGTGAGCTACGATACTGAGGAAAACTGCACACTTCAGCACAATGGTCATTGGGCAAGCAGATTAAATGAACCATCTCGCTTTACTAGCCATTAA
- a CDS encoding pyridoxamine 5'-phosphate oxidase family protein, protein MSRLYNEKHRALQDLFNSREMADRVEEVALVTEVDEMAKDFIESRDMFFLTTVDERGRPTVSYKGGEAGSFIKVLDEKTIAFPSYDGNGMYYSMGNIQGNPEVGLLFINFETPHRIRVQGTATASNNDPLIKEWKEAEMVVRVTVSELWQNCPRYVHRYQKVKESRYIPKEEYKTPIATWKRIDSLQDVLREHELNQVAEEGGTMPIEEWFSYIQSGDDKA, encoded by the coding sequence ATGAGCAGACTCTATAACGAAAAACATCGGGCTCTTCAGGACTTATTCAATAGCCGGGAGATGGCCGATCGGGTCGAGGAAGTGGCGCTAGTCACAGAAGTGGATGAGATGGCCAAAGACTTTATCGAAAGCCGTGATATGTTTTTTCTGACAACGGTGGATGAGCGTGGTCGGCCAACGGTGTCTTATAAAGGCGGTGAAGCCGGCAGTTTTATCAAAGTGTTGGATGAGAAAACCATTGCGTTTCCCAGCTATGACGGCAATGGTATGTATTACTCCATGGGCAATATTCAGGGCAATCCAGAAGTCGGTTTATTGTTTATTAATTTTGAGACACCGCATCGCATTCGTGTGCAGGGTACAGCAACAGCATCGAATAACGATCCACTGATAAAAGAATGGAAAGAAGCCGAAATGGTGGTACGCGTAACCGTTTCTGAACTATGGCAAAACTGCCCGCGCTATGTTCATCGTTATCAAAAAGTGAAAGAGTCACGTTATATTCCTAAAGAGGAATACAAAACACCTATCGCCACCTGGAAACGTATTGATAGCCTGCAAGATGTATTACGTGAGCATGAATTAAACCAGGTAGCCGAAGAAGGGGGCACCATGCCAATTGAAGAATGGTTTAGCTATATTCAATCAGGTGATGACAAGGCGTAA
- a CDS encoding PepSY-associated TM helix domain-containing protein: MKVKADIIRTYKSLHTWVGIISGMALFIAFYAGALTIFKEPITHWATPPIQQSERIDLEKIPSVLDQLVESEPSAARNIQVNLDPETHHTHQIMWTVEGDKGGDHDVSSLRYFSAHLDKQQTLVTEEVSPAPVAQFIDTLHRVVGLPVDSDPNRWIMGVFAILYVLALVSGLIILLPILVKELFAFRLGRKPKRVWLDAHNVVGVTSLPFHLIMAITAFGFAYHDLIYDAQDKLIHEGQLRQALFSSAPKPNPEQSTDPAMMLSPERLLATAREVAPSFEPYQLQYSGITTPRASVMIWGHEAHAIAPRAPGGFIAINPYSGEVQSTDYLPGQQPGEMVAVSSFFALHFATFGGSPIRWAYFILGLAGAWLFYTGNLLWVENRRRRSKPDGTLFTQRKDVKVMASLTVGICLGSVCGISLMLASSKWLALESQATYAHFQWVYYFMFFAAIAWSFIRGAARSLVELLYLASMLTAAMPLTSLLSILIPSTGLWMHTELDTLMVDSVALMLAVSFIMLAKATSQRVYHSQVTDSVWSYRPAIRSV; encoded by the coding sequence ATGAAAGTAAAAGCAGACATTATTCGTACCTATAAATCGCTGCACACCTGGGTGGGTATTATCAGCGGCATGGCATTGTTCATCGCTTTTTATGCTGGTGCATTAACCATCTTTAAAGAACCCATTACCCATTGGGCTACACCGCCTATTCAGCAATCAGAGCGTATTGATCTAGAAAAAATACCCTCTGTGCTTGATCAGCTGGTTGAGTCAGAGCCATCCGCCGCACGAAATATACAAGTGAATTTAGACCCCGAAACACATCACACTCATCAGATCATGTGGACAGTTGAAGGTGACAAAGGCGGCGATCATGATGTGTCCTCACTGCGTTACTTCAGCGCCCATTTAGATAAACAGCAAACACTCGTCACAGAAGAAGTCAGCCCAGCCCCTGTTGCTCAATTTATTGATACCCTGCACCGGGTGGTTGGTCTGCCGGTTGATAGTGATCCTAATCGCTGGATTATGGGTGTTTTTGCCATTTTGTATGTCTTGGCACTGGTATCAGGCTTGATTATTCTGCTACCTATTCTGGTCAAAGAGCTGTTTGCGTTCCGTCTGGGAAGAAAACCAAAACGGGTCTGGCTCGATGCCCATAATGTGGTCGGTGTGACCAGTTTGCCCTTTCACTTGATTATGGCGATCACAGCTTTTGGTTTTGCCTACCATGATCTTATCTATGACGCTCAGGATAAACTCATTCATGAAGGCCAGTTACGTCAGGCGTTATTTTCAAGTGCCCCGAAGCCGAATCCTGAACAAAGTACTGATCCTGCAATGATGTTGTCACCAGAACGATTGCTGGCCACCGCCAGAGAAGTGGCGCCGTCGTTCGAACCTTATCAGCTGCAATATTCAGGTATAACCACACCACGAGCTAGTGTCATGATCTGGGGGCATGAAGCACATGCCATTGCTCCCCGGGCTCCGGGAGGCTTCATTGCGATCAATCCATATTCGGGAGAAGTGCAATCGACCGATTATTTACCAGGCCAGCAGCCGGGAGAAATGGTAGCAGTCAGTAGTTTTTTTGCTTTGCATTTTGCTACCTTTGGCGGCTCACCTATACGTTGGGCATATTTCATTCTGGGTCTAGCCGGAGCATGGCTGTTTTATACTGGTAATTTACTCTGGGTGGAAAACCGCCGTCGCCGAAGTAAGCCCGATGGAACATTATTCACTCAACGAAAAGATGTAAAAGTGATGGCCTCACTCACGGTTGGCATTTGCCTGGGCAGTGTCTGTGGCATTTCTTTGATGCTTGCCAGCAGTAAATGGTTAGCATTAGAGTCCCAGGCCACCTACGCTCATTTCCAATGGGTGTATTACTTTATGTTTTTTGCCGCAATCGCATGGAGCTTCATACGTGGTGCTGCCCGGAGTTTGGTTGAGTTGCTGTACTTAGCTTCTATGCTTACTGCTGCGATGCCACTTACCAGCTTACTGAGCATCCTCATTCCATCAACAGGGCTGTGGATGCATACTGAACTGGACACTTTGATGGTGGATAGTGTGGCACTCATGCTAGCTGTGAGTTTTATCATGCTTGCCAAAGCAACATCTCAACGCGTGTATCATAGTCAAGTCACCGACAGCGTCTGGTCATACCGTCCAGCCATTCGCTCTGTATAA